One part of the Algibacter sp. L1A34 genome encodes these proteins:
- a CDS encoding NAD(P)-dependent oxidoreductase produces MVENLQKRGYELTVMDLNKDEVAKVIARGNATEASSPKELAEKSDIVMFCLTTSAVVEKVVYGEKGILAGIREGAVLIDFGTSIPASTIKIGKDLASKGAGMIDAPLGRTPAHAKDGLLNIMAAGDKDTFAKVKPVLDEQGENVFYLGALGAGHTTKLINNFMGMTTVVAMSQAFAAAKLAGVDGQQLFDIMSAGPSNSPFMKFTKNYAVDNVSDLGFSIANANKDLGYFVQMIQDLGSVSTIAEATSGNLQAALDAGMGSGNVPEIFDYFKTLKK; encoded by the coding sequence ATGGTTGAAAATCTGCAAAAAAGAGGATATGAGCTAACAGTAATGGATCTTAATAAGGACGAAGTTGCAAAAGTTATCGCTCGAGGTAATGCTACAGAAGCTAGCTCACCAAAAGAATTGGCTGAAAAGAGCGATATCGTAATGTTCTGTCTTACCACTTCTGCTGTTGTTGAAAAGGTTGTTTATGGCGAAAAAGGTATTTTAGCGGGTATTAGAGAAGGTGCTGTTTTGATTGATTTCGGAACGTCTATTCCTGCTTCTACTATCAAAATTGGAAAAGATCTTGCTAGTAAAGGTGCAGGTATGATTGATGCGCCGCTTGGTCGTACACCAGCTCATGCTAAAGACGGACTGCTTAACATTATGGCAGCAGGAGATAAAGATACCTTTGCAAAGGTAAAGCCGGTTCTTGATGAGCAAGGTGAGAACGTATTTTATTTAGGCGCTCTTGGTGCTGGTCATACAACTAAATTGATAAACAATTTTATGGGTATGACTACTGTAGTTGCTATGTCTCAAGCTTTCGCTGCAGCGAAATTAGCTGGAGTAGATGGGCAACAATTGTTTGATATCATGTCAGCTGGACCATCGAATTCACCGTTCATGAAATTCACTAAAAACTACGCTGTAGATAATGTAAGTGATCTAGGTTTCTCTATTGCCAATGCTAATAAGGATTTGGGTTATTTCGTACAGATGATACAAGATCTTGGTTCAGTTTCTACAATAGCCGAAGCTACTTCAGGCAACCTTCAGGCTGCTTTAGATGCAGGCATGGGAAGTGGCAATGTTCCTGAAATATTCGATTATTTCAAGACGTTAAAGAAATAA
- a CDS encoding 3-hydroxyacyl-CoA dehydrogenase, translated as MSYKNITIAGSGVLGYQIAFQTAFHGFNVTVYDINDEVLEKAKTKFNGLSDAYKTDLNATQQQLDRTFQDLSYTSDLAEAVKNADLLIEAVPEDPKIKTEFYKKLAKVAPKKTVFTTNSSTLLPSQFAKITGRPSKFLALHFANKIWLHNTAEIMEHTTTDPQVFKDVVAFAKAIGMLTLPLHKEQPGYILNSLLVPLLSSALDLLVGDVADQETIDKTWMKATSAPLGPFGILDVVGITSAYNIGKISAEKTKNELKIKTVKYLKENYIDKNKLGVSTGEGFYKYPNPSFNNPDFLK; from the coding sequence ATGAGCTACAAAAATATAACCATCGCGGGAAGTGGTGTTTTAGGATATCAAATTGCATTTCAAACCGCTTTTCATGGATTCAATGTTACCGTTTATGACATTAATGATGAAGTTTTGGAAAAAGCAAAAACAAAATTTAATGGTTTGAGCGACGCCTATAAAACAGATTTAAATGCAACCCAACAACAGCTAGATCGAACCTTCCAAGACCTAAGCTACACTTCCGATTTAGCCGAAGCGGTTAAAAATGCAGATTTACTAATTGAAGCAGTACCAGAAGACCCAAAAATAAAAACAGAATTTTACAAAAAATTAGCAAAAGTTGCTCCTAAAAAAACTGTTTTCACAACCAACTCTTCAACACTTTTACCTAGTCAATTTGCTAAAATAACAGGAAGACCTTCTAAATTTTTAGCTTTGCATTTTGCGAATAAAATATGGCTCCATAACACGGCAGAAATCATGGAACATACAACAACAGACCCACAAGTTTTTAAGGATGTAGTGGCCTTTGCTAAAGCCATTGGCATGCTAACTTTACCTTTACATAAAGAGCAACCAGGATACATTCTAAATTCATTATTAGTGCCATTGCTTAGTTCTGCACTAGATTTATTAGTAGGTGACGTTGCAGACCAAGAAACTATAGATAAAACATGGATGAAAGCAACTAGCGCACCCTTAGGCCCTTTTGGTATTCTTGATGTTGTTGGTATCACTTCGGCTTATAATATTGGTAAAATTTCTGCGGAAAAGACCAAAAATGAATTAAAAATAAAAACAGTAAAATACTTAAAAGAGAATTATATAGATAAAAACAAATTAGGTGTTTCTACTGGAGAAGGATTTTATAAATATCCAAATCCGAGTTTTAATAACCCAGATTTTTTAAAATAA
- a CDS encoding BON domain-containing protein produces MKTDCQIKQDILDELVFQPNIEENQIGVVVEDGVVMLTGVVDDFSIKVAAKKAVRKVKGVRAVAEDIEIKYGTDYQKTDLEIAKAIVYAFKENTAIPETKIEIEVSDGWVNLSGEVTFPYEKEAAKKATEIILGVKGINNAIVIKPTVNPETIKGKSNLLELEEK; encoded by the coding sequence ATGAAAACTGATTGTCAAATTAAACAAGACATATTAGATGAGTTGGTATTTCAACCTAACATCGAAGAAAACCAAATTGGTGTGGTAGTAGAAGACGGCGTAGTAATGCTAACTGGAGTTGTTGATGATTTTTCTATAAAAGTAGCCGCAAAAAAAGCAGTTAGAAAGGTAAAAGGCGTAAGAGCAGTAGCAGAAGATATAGAAATAAAATATGGTACAGATTATCAAAAAACAGATTTAGAAATTGCAAAAGCAATAGTATATGCTTTTAAAGAGAATACAGCTATACCAGAAACAAAAATAGAGATTGAAGTTAGTGATGGTTGGGTTAACCTCTCTGGAGAAGTAACATTTCCTTATGAAAAAGAAGCCGCAAAAAAAGCAACAGAAATAATTCTCGGAGTTAAAGGAATAAATAATGCAATTGTGATAAAACCAACTGTAAACCCCGAAACTATTAAAGGAAAAAGCAACCTCCTTGAGTTAGAAGAAAAATAA
- a CDS encoding ferric reductase-like transmembrane domain-containing protein, producing MLRNVKISLWIVLLVLTSLWVLASLPLPSTLNFITVRNLFIQYSGVIGIGVMSISMVLALRLVWLESLLGGLDKSYRLHKWLGITGLIAVVLHWVAKEAPHWLTKLGLIEGGHRRGAGSHSESDSLNQVQAFLDGLHGPAKLIGEWAFYALIILIAIALIKRFPYKIFVKTHSLIAVVYLALVFHAVALLDFASWSQPLGIVMGLLLIVGTISAVIVLTGQLGKRRKVEGAIETQHYFPKMKVLETLILLKDGWKGHKSGQFAFVSFDKKEGQHPFTIASDWDANNPRIMFITKALGDYTNFLPEKLNIGDKVIIEGPYGCFTFNDSAKRQIWIGGGIGITPFIARMKHLAHNPSSQVIDLFHCASELEPEVLNKLTVDAAAANITLHVILDKRDGHLNGGKLREIVPEWKSASVWFCGPIGFGKDLQKDLFKNGLPSNRFHQELFSMR from the coding sequence ATGCTTAGGAACGTCAAAATATCGCTTTGGATCGTACTCTTAGTCTTAACAAGTTTATGGGTATTGGCAAGTTTACCTTTACCTAGTACACTTAATTTTATTACTGTTCGTAATTTATTCATTCAATATTCTGGAGTTATAGGCATTGGGGTAATGAGTATATCTATGGTGCTTGCACTTCGCCTAGTTTGGCTTGAGTCCTTACTTGGCGGGTTAGATAAATCTTATAGACTTCACAAATGGTTAGGAATTACTGGGCTAATTGCTGTGGTATTGCATTGGGTTGCTAAAGAAGCTCCACATTGGCTTACCAAACTAGGTTTAATAGAAGGTGGTCATCGTCGTGGTGCTGGTTCACATTCAGAATCCGACTCGCTTAATCAGGTTCAAGCATTCCTTGATGGTCTGCACGGTCCTGCCAAGTTAATTGGTGAATGGGCCTTTTATGCACTAATTATACTTATTGCGATAGCGTTAATTAAGCGCTTTCCCTATAAAATTTTCGTAAAGACACATTCACTAATCGCGGTGGTTTATCTAGCTTTGGTATTCCATGCTGTGGCTTTATTAGATTTTGCCTCATGGAGCCAACCATTGGGAATTGTAATGGGGCTTTTGTTAATTGTAGGTACAATATCGGCTGTAATTGTGCTAACTGGACAACTCGGTAAACGACGTAAGGTTGAAGGCGCTATAGAAACACAACACTATTTTCCAAAAATGAAGGTGCTAGAAACCTTGATCTTACTAAAGGATGGATGGAAAGGCCACAAGAGTGGTCAGTTCGCTTTTGTTAGCTTTGATAAGAAAGAAGGACAGCATCCATTTACTATCGCCTCAGACTGGGATGCAAACAATCCTCGTATCATGTTTATCACCAAAGCACTTGGCGATTACACCAATTTTTTACCAGAAAAATTAAATATTGGAGATAAAGTAATTATAGAAGGCCCTTATGGTTGCTTCACTTTCAACGATTCGGCCAAACGTCAAATATGGATTGGTGGTGGAATTGGTATAACGCCTTTTATTGCGAGAATGAAACATCTTGCCCACAACCCAAGCTCTCAAGTTATCGATTTATTCCATTGTGCGAGCGAACTAGAACCTGAGGTATTGAATAAACTAACTGTCGATGCTGCCGCTGCTAATATTACGTTGCATGTGATACTTGATAAGCGTGATGGCCACCTAAACGGGGGGAAATTGCGCGAAATAGTTCCCGAATGGAAATCGGCTAGTGTGTGGTTCTGCGGGCCTATTGGATTTGGTAAAGACTTACAAAAAGACTTATTTAAAAACGGACTACCATCTAACAGGTTTCATCAAGAGCTTTTTAGTATGCGTTAG
- a CDS encoding Dps family protein, producing the protein MKTPNIGISDENRQAIADQLSIVLADEFVLYSKTLNFHWNIEGPDFHSVHLYLETLYNEQQEVVDTVAEKIRMIGHYVSASLEKYSELTHLTEKTKGKNDSQSIFAELLEDHESIIIFLREEIKPIADKWKADGISDYLTGLMEQHEKTAWMLRSHLK; encoded by the coding sequence ATGAAAACTCCTAACATCGGAATTTCAGATGAAAACAGACAAGCTATTGCAGATCAATTGTCAATAGTATTAGCAGATGAATTTGTTTTATATTCAAAAACATTAAATTTCCATTGGAATATTGAAGGCCCAGATTTTCACTCTGTACACCTTTATCTTGAAACCTTATACAATGAACAACAAGAAGTTGTTGATACTGTAGCAGAAAAAATACGTATGATAGGTCATTATGTATCTGCAAGCTTAGAAAAATATTCTGAATTAACACACCTTACCGAAAAAACAAAAGGTAAAAATGATAGCCAAAGTATATTTGCCGAATTATTAGAAGACCATGAAAGTATTATTATTTTTCTAAGAGAAGAAATAAAACCTATTGCAGATAAATGGAAAGCTGATGGTATTAGCGATTATCTAACTGGACTTATGGAACAACACGAGAAAACAGCTTGGATGTTAAGATCACATCTAAAATAG
- a CDS encoding ABC transporter permease, translating into MNLKIIWKLIKKEALLILNDKSILLVLFAAPFLYLFLIGTTYIKKDEEKVSVGVVDMDHTKSSKSFLNKLNTTQKVALTHTYTNLLEAKNGLSSFEVQGYVHIPKGFEKKLLLKESSPIALVLNNTRFLPSNDINKAVNLVALDYAVKSREDFFKSKKIAPELAHEYANPVSIKVNAVYNSTNNYGDFLLPFVLFLILHQTLLMGLAESVASDREKGLMQVGFEESKNNFLNYIFGKIGIHFLIFLAYTLLVLLVIFPFFDLPIHGNLFILLGVSCLFILTTLLYGWFFASFFTTETGAMEVIAFTSYPVFLITGVTWSINEMPLLIQYISNLIPLRPFFVFLKKLTIMGVDSPFYFNDIIHLLILLFIAYVGAYLRYRYLQKRRNIIETSLPISSAKN; encoded by the coding sequence ATGAATCTAAAAATTATATGGAAACTAATAAAAAAAGAAGCGCTCCTTATACTTAATGATAAGAGTATTCTTCTGGTTTTATTTGCCGCTCCATTTCTATACTTGTTTTTAATTGGTACTACTTATATAAAAAAAGATGAAGAAAAGGTAAGCGTTGGTGTGGTAGACATGGACCACACAAAAAGTAGTAAATCATTTTTAAATAAACTAAATACAACTCAAAAAGTAGCGCTCACCCATACTTACACAAATTTGCTCGAAGCTAAAAATGGACTCTCCAGTTTTGAAGTGCAAGGTTATGTGCATATTCCAAAAGGTTTTGAAAAAAAGCTACTTTTAAAAGAAAGTTCACCTATTGCATTGGTACTGAATAACACACGATTTCTACCCTCTAACGATATTAACAAAGCGGTTAATTTAGTAGCTCTAGATTATGCAGTTAAATCACGAGAAGATTTTTTTAAATCCAAAAAAATTGCTCCAGAATTGGCTCACGAATATGCAAATCCTGTATCCATAAAGGTAAATGCAGTATACAACTCAACTAATAATTATGGTGATTTTTTACTACCGTTCGTGCTATTTCTAATTCTACACCAAACACTATTAATGGGTTTGGCTGAAAGTGTAGCATCCGATCGTGAAAAAGGACTCATGCAAGTTGGTTTTGAAGAAAGTAAAAACAACTTTCTAAATTATATATTCGGAAAAATCGGGATTCATTTCTTAATTTTTCTAGCCTATACCCTATTAGTACTTTTAGTTATTTTTCCTTTTTTCGATTTACCTATTCATGGTAACTTATTTATACTATTAGGAGTATCATGCCTATTTATTTTAACTACATTATTGTACGGTTGGTTCTTTGCCTCTTTTTTTACTACCGAAACAGGAGCTATGGAAGTCATAGCCTTTACCTCTTACCCTGTTTTTTTAATTACAGGTGTTACATGGTCTATCAATGAAATGCCGTTATTAATACAATATATTTCAAACCTTATTCCTTTAAGACCCTTTTTTGTTTTTCTGAAGAAACTTACAATAATGGGTGTTGATAGTCCGTTTTATTTTAATGACATCATACACCTCTTAATTTTATTATTTATAGCCTATGTGGGGGCTTATTTAAGATACCGCTATTTACAGAAAAGAAGAAACATAATAGAGACTTCCTTACCAATATCTTCAGCTAAAAATTAA
- a CDS encoding ABC transporter permease — MLSNWSVYLVFKREMLRLARQKSARNLFIVIPFVAFFILGAIYSKGALREVPIAVYDNDNSSLSRTYIRSLEASPTFKVTHYITSDENIENTFVKNGVEGIFYIPKDFYKNVLKKTPVQIKVYTNSTNIVFGNLIYRSALQITQLVSASVVIKRIAPLGINPSKISGTVLPIPVNSRVIGNPQYNYSYYLIPGLAIVLLQMIVFIAASRAFNNEWKMETFQDLYTISKGNILSMLFGKYFAYSIYSLGLCGIVLAILFPFFDIPIYGNIGSLLLLIFLLITVNIFLGFGISLIFKKELIALDLAIFYNSPAFVFSGFTFPIWAMPWLNSAYAQIIPFTHFLTGFLKIYQLDTPIHFIWPEIWKLLVFLLVAFVLILAGLTINRKLIFPVKKTAAI, encoded by the coding sequence ATGTTAAGTAATTGGAGTGTATATCTAGTTTTTAAGCGAGAAATGCTGCGATTGGCACGGCAGAAATCTGCACGAAATTTATTTATTGTAATTCCATTTGTTGCGTTTTTTATACTTGGTGCTATTTATTCTAAGGGCGCATTAAGAGAAGTTCCTATTGCTGTTTATGATAATGACAACAGCTCTTTAAGCCGAACTTATATTAGATCCTTAGAAGCTTCACCCACTTTTAAAGTAACACATTACATAACCTCTGACGAAAACATTGAAAACACCTTTGTAAAAAATGGTGTTGAAGGTATATTCTATATTCCGAAGGATTTTTATAAAAACGTATTAAAAAAAACACCCGTACAGATAAAGGTTTATACCAATTCCACAAACATTGTTTTTGGAAACCTAATTTACAGATCGGCACTTCAAATTACACAATTAGTAAGCGCTTCGGTTGTTATAAAACGAATTGCTCCTTTAGGAATAAATCCTAGTAAAATATCGGGAACAGTTCTACCAATACCAGTAAACTCAAGAGTTATAGGTAATCCGCAATATAATTACAGTTATTATTTAATTCCGGGTTTAGCAATTGTTCTATTACAAATGATTGTTTTTATCGCGGCCTCAAGAGCTTTTAATAATGAATGGAAAATGGAAACATTTCAAGATTTATATACCATTTCAAAAGGAAATATATTATCCATGCTCTTCGGAAAATATTTTGCATATTCTATTTATAGTTTAGGATTATGCGGTATTGTTTTAGCCATATTGTTTCCTTTTTTTGACATTCCCATTTATGGAAATATAGGTAGTTTATTACTATTAATTTTTCTTCTAATTACTGTAAATATATTTCTCGGATTTGGAATTTCACTCATATTTAAAAAGGAACTCATAGCTCTCGACTTAGCTATATTTTATAATTCGCCAGCCTTTGTTTTTAGTGGGTTTACCTTTCCTATTTGGGCTATGCCGTGGTTAAATTCAGCATATGCTCAAATTATCCCTTTTACCCACTTTTTAACGGGTTTTCTTAAAATTTATCAATTAGATACACCTATCCATTTTATATGGCCAGAAATATGGAAATTACTTGTATTTCTATTGGTGGCATTTGTATTGATTTTAGCAGGATTAACCATTAACAGAAAACTCATTTTTCCTGTTAAAAAAACAGCTGCGATATGA
- a CDS encoding HlyD family secretion protein, translating to MKKAYITLIIPIIIIVFAIVFFFFKANSEEQTIYSGMLETTEVNVASEISGRVHTLLVEKGTTVKEGQLLATLEPDILNAKKGQAQGMVNAAKSLFNKAEYGARKEEINALQNQYQMAKSQFDFAEKTYKRFQALYADSIISKQEMDEIQFKYDAAKEQMNAAKSVWEMAKKGARKEDISAAYGSYESAQSAYNEVEAFYDELKIVAPTAGIISNQVAEVGEVMAAGYPIVTIQIPEKIYAIFNVREDHLADFKMDQIYKAKVPGLSNEEVEFKVSYISPMADFATWVPVKAKGEYDLKTFEIHLKPQSRITELRPGMSIQIYK from the coding sequence ATGAAAAAAGCATATATAACATTAATCATACCTATAATAATCATTGTTTTTGCAATCGTTTTCTTTTTCTTTAAAGCGAATAGTGAAGAACAGACCATATATTCGGGTATGCTAGAAACTACAGAAGTTAATGTAGCATCAGAAATTTCAGGAAGAGTACACACCCTTCTCGTTGAAAAAGGGACAACTGTAAAAGAAGGACAACTATTAGCAACACTAGAACCCGATATTCTAAATGCAAAAAAAGGCCAAGCCCAAGGTATGGTTAATGCCGCCAAATCTTTATTTAACAAAGCGGAATACGGCGCTAGAAAAGAAGAAATAAATGCGTTACAAAACCAATATCAAATGGCAAAAAGTCAATTTGATTTCGCTGAAAAAACATATAAAAGGTTTCAAGCTCTTTATGCCGATAGCATTATTTCTAAACAAGAAATGGACGAAATTCAGTTTAAATACGATGCTGCTAAAGAGCAAATGAATGCTGCTAAATCGGTTTGGGAAATGGCAAAAAAAGGAGCTAGAAAAGAAGATATTAGTGCGGCCTATGGCAGTTATGAATCTGCGCAAAGTGCCTATAATGAAGTAGAAGCTTTTTATGATGAGTTAAAAATTGTTGCTCCTACCGCTGGTATTATAAGTAATCAAGTTGCCGAAGTTGGTGAAGTTATGGCTGCCGGCTACCCTATTGTAACAATACAAATTCCTGAAAAAATTTATGCTATATTCAATGTGAGAGAAGATCATCTTGCGGATTTTAAAATGGATCAAATCTATAAAGCAAAAGTACCAGGTTTAAGTAATGAAGAAGTTGAATTCAAAGTGAGTTACATTTCGCCAATGGCAGATTTTGCTACATGGGTTCCTGTAAAAGCTAAAGGAGAATACGATCTAAAAACTTTTGAAATTCACTTAAAACCTCAAAGCCGCATTACGGAGTTAAGACCAGGTATGTCTATTCAAATTTACAAATAG
- a CDS encoding TolC family protein: MKDRVRTKRKAGFAKMTFLLMMILTSYAKAQEKVISISEALELSYSNNSKIKQYNERIQQKVNEDKAAKGNFLPSINLLGGYTYLSENIEVNTSQISSSLDELGAKYGAAFVTAYGDEIGLSGVSTESAFSTLSSVLGQFPDYPNMEVDNQQFPTAALVATQPLFTGGKIIAAKKYAKAELNSANIEFTQVKDDIANELIERYLNLVLIKQVVQTREAVYNGMLKHKEQAERAVQLEILPKHELLRAQVAVANAQKDLNNDLNKETLAIMALRSTMNVPDDFQFKVMDSIAYRDLYLDFEALLNTAYEKQPILGLIGQKEEMAKQALALEKSKFMPNIAAFGSYNIVRDELSIIPPKFIVGVQAQINIFNGFKDIHQFKAKKHLQKEVKNAKEYALQQIHLLVQSNYVNALNQQKLYNSLSATVALAKENLRINTRRFEEGLGKSIDVIDATLLYKKSKIEQLVALNEYYQAIANLYTSTGEPEKIIPFINK, from the coding sequence ATGAAAGATCGAGTAAGAACAAAACGTAAAGCAGGATTCGCAAAGATGACTTTTCTACTTATGATGATACTCACATCTTATGCGAAAGCACAAGAGAAAGTAATAAGTATTTCTGAAGCCTTAGAACTAAGTTACTCCAACAACAGTAAAATTAAACAATATAACGAGCGCATACAACAAAAAGTAAATGAAGACAAGGCGGCTAAAGGCAACTTTTTACCTTCAATTAATTTGTTGGGTGGTTATACTTACCTCAGCGAGAACATAGAAGTAAACACCTCCCAAATTTCGAGTTCTTTAGATGAACTAGGAGCTAAATATGGTGCCGCATTTGTAACAGCCTATGGCGATGAAATAGGTCTTTCTGGTGTTAGTACGGAAAGTGCTTTTAGTACACTATCTAGTGTTTTAGGCCAATTTCCAGACTACCCAAATATGGAGGTAGACAACCAACAATTCCCAACAGCAGCTTTAGTAGCAACCCAACCTTTATTTACAGGCGGAAAAATAATTGCAGCTAAAAAATACGCAAAAGCAGAGCTAAATTCGGCAAACATTGAATTTACACAAGTAAAAGATGACATTGCGAATGAGCTTATTGAGCGCTATTTAAACCTAGTTCTTATAAAACAAGTTGTACAAACTCGTGAAGCCGTTTATAATGGTATGTTGAAACATAAAGAACAAGCTGAACGTGCTGTTCAGTTAGAAATTCTTCCCAAACACGAATTATTAAGAGCGCAAGTTGCTGTAGCAAACGCTCAAAAGGATTTAAACAACGACCTTAATAAAGAGACTTTAGCCATCATGGCTCTCCGCTCTACAATGAACGTTCCTGATGATTTTCAGTTTAAGGTTATGGACAGCATTGCTTATAGAGATCTTTATTTAGATTTTGAAGCGTTATTGAATACAGCTTATGAAAAACAACCAATTTTAGGTTTAATTGGGCAAAAAGAAGAAATGGCAAAACAAGCCCTTGCTTTAGAAAAATCTAAATTTATGCCCAACATAGCTGCTTTTGGTAGTTACAATATTGTACGTGATGAGCTCTCGATTATTCCTCCTAAATTTATTGTAGGGGTGCAAGCCCAAATAAATATCTTTAACGGGTTTAAAGATATTCACCAATTTAAAGCTAAAAAACATTTACAAAAAGAAGTTAAAAATGCGAAGGAATATGCTTTACAACAAATTCACTTACTTGTTCAATCTAACTACGTGAATGCGCTAAATCAACAAAAGCTTTACAATAGCTTATCTGCAACAGTTGCATTGGCTAAAGAAAATTTAAGAATTAATACGAGACGATTTGAAGAAGGTTTAGGAAAATCTATAGATGTTATTGATGCCACGCTCTTATACAAAAAATCGAAAATAGAACAATTGGTAGCACTTAATGAATACTACCAAGCTATTGCCAACCTTTACACCTCTACAGGAGAACCAGAAAAAATAATACCGTTTATCAATAAATAA
- the glk gene encoding glucokinase, with protein sequence MKIPENHPLSILHEPLIPLAVGSKTNLSHKKGNILAGDIGGTKTNLALFEFKDGNLYLIKQNSYKTKTYTSLLEIIKDFEVAEMDQIDSICFGVAGPITNGKVHGTNFPWKIDTEELISALNLESIFLINDMQANAYGLASLKEKDLDPLKYGSKIEGNAVIISPGTGLGEAGMYWDGEAYHPFATEGGHCDFSPRNDFDIEVWKYFQQKYGHVSWERLLSGQGIRDTYQLLRNISGEKETDAFKAKMAKEDPAAVITKTALEGADTICGETLDLFVRFLAIESAQLALKFKATGGIYIGGGIMPKIIKGINREVFTDNFMQSGRMNSLLQMVPINVILNDNTALLGAAYYAAMSLKQK encoded by the coding sequence ATGAAAATTCCGGAAAACCACCCATTATCCATACTTCATGAACCTTTGATTCCTTTAGCTGTAGGGTCTAAAACGAATTTAAGTCATAAAAAAGGAAACATCCTCGCTGGCGATATAGGCGGTACAAAAACAAATCTCGCCCTTTTTGAGTTCAAGGATGGCAACCTATATCTAATTAAACAAAATTCATATAAAACAAAAACTTATACTTCACTATTAGAAATTATAAAAGATTTTGAAGTTGCAGAAATGGATCAAATAGATAGTATTTGTTTTGGTGTTGCAGGCCCTATAACTAATGGCAAAGTACATGGTACCAACTTCCCTTGGAAAATTGATACTGAAGAACTTATTAGTGCACTAAATTTAGAATCCATTTTTTTAATAAATGATATGCAAGCTAATGCCTATGGATTGGCCTCGTTAAAAGAAAAAGATTTAGATCCTTTAAAATATGGTTCAAAAATAGAAGGCAATGCTGTAATTATTTCTCCAGGCACTGGTTTGGGTGAAGCTGGTATGTATTGGGATGGTGAGGCTTATCATCCTTTCGCTACCGAAGGAGGCCATTGTGATTTTAGCCCAAGAAATGATTTTGATATTGAAGTCTGGAAATATTTTCAACAAAAATATGGACACGTAAGTTGGGAGCGTCTACTTTCTGGCCAAGGCATACGCGACACCTATCAGCTATTACGTAATATTAGTGGAGAAAAAGAAACTGATGCTTTTAAAGCGAAAATGGCTAAAGAAGACCCTGCAGCTGTAATTACAAAAACGGCTTTAGAAGGAGCGGATACTATTTGCGGAGAAACCTTAGATCTTTTTGTTCGGTTTTTAGCTATAGAATCTGCCCAACTTGCTTTAAAATTCAAAGCTACTGGAGGTATTTATATTGGTGGAGGTATTATGCCTAAAATTATAAAAGGAATAAATCGTGAAGTATTTACTGATAATTTTATGCAATCTGGACGTATGAATTCTCTTTTACAAATGGTTCCTATAAATGTTATTCTTAACGATAATACAGCTTTACTCGGAGCAGCTTATTATGCAGCAATGTCTCTTAAACAAAAATAA